Genomic segment of Candidatus Effluviviaceae Genus V sp.:
GAACGGAATGTAGTCCGCAAGACCCTGCTTCGACAGACACAGCGTCATCGCCGCCGTCAGCGTCGACTTCCCGTGGTCAACGTGCCCGATCGTGCCCACGTTCACGTGGGGCTTGGTCCTCTCGAACTTCTCCTTCGCCATGCCCAGTGCTCCTTCTGGTCAGTTGCTTCTCGTTGTCGAGTTCGTGTTCGGCGGGCCGCCCCTCGCGCCCCGCCGGCGCGCATCTATCTCCAACCCCAGTCCTTCATGATCCTCTCGAACTTCTCGCGGGGAACCTCGGCGTAGTGCGAGAACTGGGTCGTGTAGATCCCTCTTCCCTGTGTCAGCGAGCGAAGCGCC
This window contains:
- the tuf gene encoding elongation factor Tu (EF-Tu; promotes GTP-dependent binding of aminoacyl-tRNA to the A-site of ribosomes during protein biosynthesis; when the tRNA anticodon matches the mRNA codon, GTP hydrolysis results; the inactive EF-Tu-GDP leaves the ribosome and release of GDP is promoted by elongation factor Ts; many prokaryotes have two copies of the gene encoding EF-Tu), with amino-acid sequence MAKEKFERTKPHVNVGTIGHVDHGKSTLTAAMTLCLSKQGLADYIPF